The following proteins come from a genomic window of Pseudomonas sp. MAG733B:
- a CDS encoding glutathionylspermidine synthase family protein yields MKKIHCAERHDWKQTAESLGFLFHTIDDEPYWDESAYYQFTLKQIENDLEDPTTEIHEMCMDLVARVVQSEELLERLSIPAPFYDLIRTSWLEGHPHLYGRLDFSYNGNGPAKLLELNYDTPTSLYEAAAFQWGWLEQCIERGLLPKHADQFNSIDTKLHQAFAQLQLKQPFYFASMKDSMEDKGTTDYLRLVAEKVGIESRHIDIEDIGLTSDGRFVDLEDRWIPHLFKLHAWEFIFHEPFGAAIAQSDTQFFEPAWKSIISNKGILPLLWEFNKGHPNLLAAHLDTDPGKAVPKGWVRKPFFSREGANIELQTADGLIVKQDGPYTDAPFILQEFAPLPKFGDSYTLIGSWVIADQAAGIGVREDNSLITKDSSRFLPHLILD; encoded by the coding sequence ATGAAGAAGATCCACTGCGCAGAACGGCATGACTGGAAACAGACTGCCGAAAGCCTCGGCTTTCTGTTTCACACCATTGACGATGAACCCTATTGGGACGAGAGCGCGTATTACCAGTTCACGCTCAAGCAGATCGAAAACGATCTGGAAGACCCGACCACCGAGATCCATGAGATGTGCATGGACCTGGTGGCCCGCGTGGTTCAGAGCGAAGAATTGCTGGAACGCCTGAGCATTCCTGCGCCGTTCTACGACCTGATTCGTACGTCTTGGCTCGAAGGCCACCCACATCTGTACGGGCGCTTGGATTTTTCCTACAACGGTAACGGACCCGCCAAGTTGCTGGAGCTGAACTACGACACGCCCACCAGCCTGTACGAGGCGGCGGCGTTTCAGTGGGGCTGGCTGGAGCAATGCATCGAGCGCGGTTTGCTGCCCAAGCATGCCGATCAGTTCAACAGCATCGACACCAAACTGCATCAGGCTTTCGCCCAACTGCAGCTCAAACAGCCCTTTTACTTCGCCTCGATGAAAGACTCGATGGAGGACAAAGGCACCACCGATTACCTGCGCCTGGTCGCAGAAAAAGTCGGTATCGAATCACGGCATATCGACATCGAAGACATCGGACTCACCAGCGACGGACGCTTCGTCGACCTCGAAGATCGATGGATTCCTCACCTGTTCAAGCTGCATGCCTGGGAGTTCATCTTTCATGAACCCTTTGGCGCGGCGATCGCCCAGAGTGACACGCAGTTTTTCGAGCCGGCATGGAAATCGATCATCTCCAACAAAGGCATCCTGCCGTTGCTGTGGGAGTTCAACAAAGGCCATCCGAACCTGCTCGCCGCCCATCTCGATACCGACCCGGGCAAAGCGGTGCCCAAGGGTTGGGTGCGCAAGCCGTTCTTCTCGCGGGAAGGCGCCAACATCGAACTGCAAACCGCTGACGGCCTGATCGTCAAACAGGATGGGCCCTACACGGATGCACCCTTCATCCTGCAGGAGTTCGCCCCGCTTCCGAAGTTCGGCGACAGCTATACACTGATCGGCTCCTGGGTGATCGCCGATCAGGCGGCGGGTATTGGTGTGCGGGAAGACAACAGCCTGATCACCAAGGATTCGAGCCGGTTCTTGCCGCACCTGATTCTCGACTGA
- a CDS encoding DUF417 family protein codes for MNTSNISTVSASNTSSLGVKTTAIGTYGIYFALAVIYFWFGGMKFTHYEAEGLVPLVSNSPLLGWVYQIFSVDLFSSLLGVLEASIGVLIAGRLLSPKLSLIGGALSAGLFVTTLSFMFSTPGVIEPGLGFPAISVAPGQFLLKDLGLLAASLFVAGHSLTKLETP; via the coding sequence ATGAACACTTCGAATATCAGCACTGTCAGCGCGTCGAACACCTCATCGCTCGGCGTTAAAACCACAGCGATTGGGACCTACGGCATCTATTTCGCCCTCGCCGTCATCTACTTCTGGTTCGGTGGAATGAAATTCACCCACTACGAAGCAGAAGGTCTGGTTCCACTGGTGAGCAACAGCCCATTGCTGGGTTGGGTGTATCAGATCTTCAGCGTCGATCTGTTCTCCAGCCTGCTGGGGGTGCTTGAGGCCTCGATTGGCGTGTTGATCGCCGGCCGCCTGCTGTCGCCGAAACTTTCACTGATTGGGGGCGCTTTGTCCGCCGGGCTGTTCGTCACGACATTGAGCTTCATGTTCTCGACGCCTGGCGTGATCGAACCCGGCCTCGGCTTCCCGGCCATCTCGGTTGCACCGGGCCAGTTCCTCCTCAAGGACCTTGGATTGCTTGCCGCCTCCCTCTTCGTGGCGGGTCATTCCCTGACCAAGCTGGAAACGCCTTGA
- a CDS encoding AraC family transcriptional regulator — protein sequence MDRLSTLLSQFGVRASLFYSGKLCGMAAYDGADLRGHIHLLQAGTVTLKVPGGSDTLIDRPSLIFLPRPSRHQLIGGEPEGAQLLCASLAFDGGASNPISASLPDLLVLSLDELPLLADTLRWLFKEAADVHCGREAVLDRLFELLIILLFRHLLDHHQLSTGMMAGLADLRLSRSLIQMHEAPQRAWSVAELANESNMSRAAYAVHFRSVLGQTPADYLLSWRISLAQKRLREGRPITLIADEVGYESPSALARAFRRKTGCSPRDWMKSLSGEGAERGQSL from the coding sequence ATGGATCGCCTGTCTACGTTGCTGTCCCAGTTCGGCGTTCGCGCGAGCCTGTTCTACAGTGGCAAGCTCTGCGGAATGGCGGCTTATGATGGCGCTGACCTGCGCGGTCATATCCATCTGTTGCAGGCGGGCACCGTTACGCTGAAAGTGCCTGGCGGCAGCGACACGCTGATTGACCGCCCCAGCCTGATTTTCCTGCCGCGTCCCAGTCGACATCAATTGATCGGCGGTGAACCCGAGGGCGCCCAGCTGTTGTGTGCGTCGCTGGCGTTCGACGGCGGCGCCAGCAACCCCATTTCTGCTTCATTGCCTGATCTTCTGGTGTTGTCCCTGGATGAGTTGCCGCTGCTGGCGGATACGCTGAGATGGTTGTTCAAGGAAGCGGCAGACGTGCATTGCGGCAGGGAGGCGGTGCTTGATCGTTTGTTCGAGCTGTTGATCATCCTGCTGTTCCGGCACCTGCTTGATCACCATCAGTTGAGCACTGGAATGATGGCCGGGTTGGCGGATTTGCGGCTGTCCCGTTCGTTGATTCAGATGCACGAGGCGCCACAACGGGCGTGGTCGGTTGCGGAGTTGGCGAATGAGTCGAACATGTCCCGCGCCGCGTATGCGGTGCATTTTCGCTCGGTGCTAGGGCAGACGCCTGCTGACTACCTGCTGAGTTGGCGGATCAGCCTGGCGCAGAAGCGCTTGCGTGAAGGGCGCCCGATTACGCTGATCGCCGATGAGGTCGGTTATGAAAGTCCTTCGGCGCTTGCCCGGGCGTTCCGGCGCAAGACCGGTTGTAGCCCTCGGGACTGGATGAAATCCCTGAGCGGTGAGGGCGCGGAGCGCGGTCAATCGTTGTAG
- a CDS encoding single-stranded DNA-binding protein: MARGVNKVILVGTCGQDPEVRYLPNGNAVTNLSLATSEQWTDKQTGQKVEKTEWHRVSMFGKVAEIAGEYLRKGSQVYIEGKLQTREWEKDGIKRYTTEIVVDMQGTMQLLGGRPQGDQQGQGGGGNNYQQSAPRQQAPRPQQSAPQQRSAPAPQQAAPQPAPDFDSFDDDIPF, from the coding sequence ATGGCCCGTGGGGTTAACAAAGTCATATTGGTCGGCACTTGCGGCCAGGATCCTGAAGTTCGCTACCTGCCGAACGGCAACGCCGTGACCAACCTGAGTCTGGCGACCAGCGAGCAGTGGACCGACAAGCAAACCGGTCAGAAAGTCGAAAAGACCGAATGGCACCGTGTGTCGATGTTCGGCAAAGTTGCAGAAATCGCTGGCGAGTACCTGCGTAAAGGTTCGCAGGTCTACATCGAAGGCAAACTGCAGACCCGCGAGTGGGAAAAAGACGGCATCAAGCGTTACACCACCGAAATCGTGGTCGACATGCAAGGCACCATGCAATTGCTGGGCGGCCGTCCACAGGGCGACCAGCAAGGCCAGGGCGGTGGTGGTAACAACTACCAGCAATCCGCTCCGCGCCAACAGGCTCCTCGTCCTCAGCAGTCGGCACCGCAACAGCGTTCGGCCCCGGCTCCACAGCAGGCCGCACCACAGCCGGCTCCGGACTTCGACAGCTTTGATGACGATATTCCCTTTTAG
- a CDS encoding MFS transporter, whose amino-acid sequence MHDPHSERMSGSETRAASGLALVFAFRMLGMFMVLPVLATYGMDLAGATPALIGLAIGAYGLTQAIFQIPFGFISDRIGRRPVIYLGLIVFALGSVLAANADSIWGVIAGRILQGAGAISAAVMALLSDLTREQHRTKAMAMIGMTIGLSFAVAMVVGPLLTRAFGLSGLFLATGGMALFGILIVMFMVPRSTGPLQHRESGVARQALIPTLKHPDLLRLDLGIFVLHAMLMSSFVALPLALVEKAGLPKEQHWWVYLTALLISFFAMIPFIIYGEKRRKMKRVLLGAVVTLMLTELFFWQFGDSLRALVIGTVVFFTAFNLLEASLPSLISKVSPAGGKGTAMGVYSTSQFLGSALGGILGGWLFQHGGLSVVFLGCAGLAALWLVFAVTMREPPYVTSLRLPLSPEAIREAGLVERLKAVVGVTDAVIVADEAAIYIKLDTELLDRTTLESLVNNPAGAACVA is encoded by the coding sequence ATGCACGATCCCCACAGCGAACGCATGAGTGGCAGCGAGACCCGCGCGGCGAGCGGTCTGGCCCTGGTGTTCGCCTTCCGTATGCTTGGCATGTTCATGGTGTTGCCGGTACTGGCGACCTACGGCATGGACCTGGCAGGAGCGACCCCGGCCCTGATCGGGCTGGCCATTGGCGCTTACGGCCTGACCCAGGCGATTTTCCAGATTCCTTTCGGTTTCATTTCCGACCGCATCGGCCGCCGCCCGGTGATTTATCTTGGGCTGATCGTCTTCGCCCTCGGCAGCGTACTGGCGGCCAACGCCGATTCGATCTGGGGCGTGATCGCCGGTCGCATCCTGCAGGGCGCCGGGGCGATTTCCGCAGCGGTCATGGCGTTGCTGTCAGACCTGACCCGCGAGCAGCATCGAACCAAAGCCATGGCCATGATCGGCATGACCATCGGGCTGTCGTTCGCCGTCGCGATGGTTGTCGGGCCGTTGCTGACCCGCGCTTTCGGCCTGTCCGGATTGTTCCTCGCCACTGGCGGCATGGCGCTGTTCGGCATCTTGATCGTGATGTTCATGGTGCCGCGCTCCACCGGTCCGTTGCAGCACCGCGAGTCCGGCGTCGCGCGCCAGGCGTTGATCCCGACGCTCAAGCATCCGGACCTGCTGCGCCTGGACCTGGGCATTTTTGTCTTGCACGCGATGCTGATGTCGAGCTTCGTTGCCTTGCCGCTGGCCCTGGTCGAGAAAGCCGGGCTGCCCAAGGAGCAGCACTGGTGGGTCTACCTGACCGCGCTGCTGATTTCTTTCTTCGCCATGATCCCGTTCATTATCTATGGCGAGAAGCGACGCAAAATGAAACGAGTTTTGCTCGGCGCCGTCGTGACGCTGATGCTCACTGAGCTATTCTTCTGGCAGTTCGGCGATAGCTTGCGGGCTCTGGTGATCGGTACCGTGGTGTTTTTTACTGCGTTCAATCTGCTGGAAGCTTCGCTGCCGTCGCTGATCAGCAAGGTTTCACCGGCGGGCGGCAAAGGCACGGCAATGGGGGTTTATTCCACCAGTCAGTTCCTCGGATCTGCACTGGGCGGTATCCTCGGCGGCTGGTTGTTCCAGCATGGCGGTTTGTCGGTTGTGTTCCTCGGTTGCGCCGGGCTGGCTGCACTTTGGCTGGTCTTTGCTGTTACCATGCGTGAACCTCCCTACGTGACAAGTCTGCGCTTGCCGTTGTCGCCCGAGGCGATCCGCGAAGCGGGTCTGGTCGAGCGCCTGAAGGCCGTCGTAGGGGTAACAGATGCAGTGATAGTCGCTGATGAGGCGGCCATTTACATCAAATTGGACACCGAACTATTGGATCGCACCACCCTTGAAAGCCTGGTGAACAACCCGGCCGGGGCAGCGTGCGTAGCCTAG
- the uvrA gene encoding excinuclease ABC subunit UvrA, with amino-acid sequence MDKILIRGARTHNLKNIDLTLPRDKLIVITGLSGSGKSSLAFDTLYAEGQRRYVESLSAYARQFLSMMEKPDVDTIEGLSPAISIEQKSTSHNPRSTVGTITEIYDYLRLLYARVGIPRCPDHDIPLEAQTVSQMVDLVLAQPEGSKLMLLAPVIRERKGEHLSVFEELRAQGFVRARINGKLYELDEAPKLDKQKKHTIDVVVDRFKVRADLQQRLAESFETALKLADGIALVAPMDDEPGEEMIFSARFACPICGHAISELEPKLFSFNNPAGACPTCDGLGVKQFFDIKRLVNGELTLAEGAIRGWDRRNVYYFQMLGSLASHFKFSLEVPFNELPADQQKQILHGSGSQNVDFKYLNDRGDIVKRSHPFEGIVPNLERRYRETESASVREELAKFLSTQACPDCRGTRLRREARHVWVGEKTLPAVTNLPIGDACDYFGGLKLTGRRGEIADKILKEIRERLQFLVNVGLDYLSLDRSADTLSGGEAQRIRLASQIGAGLVGVLYILDEPSIGLHQRDNDRLLGTLKHLRDIGNTVIVVEHDEDAIRLADYVVDIGPGAGVHGGHIVAEGTPAEVMAHPDSLTGKYLSGRVKIEVPAKRTPRNKKLSLSLKGARGNNLRNVDLDIPIGLLTCVTGVSGSGKSTLINNTLFPLSATALNGATTLEAAAHDSIKGLEHLDKVVDIDQSPIGRTPRSNPATYTGLFTPIRELFAGVPESRSRGYGPGRFSFNVKGGRCEACQGDGLIKVEMHFLPDIYVPCDVCKSKRYNRETLEIKYKGKNIHETLEMTIEEAREFFDAVPALARKLQTLMDVGLSYIKLGQSATTLSGGEAQRVKLSRELSKRDTGKTLYILDEPTTGLHFADIQQLLDVLHRLRDHGNTVVVIEHNLDVIKTADWLVDLGPEGGSKGGQIIAVGTPEEVAEMKQSHTGYYLKPLLERDRA; translated from the coding sequence TTGGACAAGATCCTGATTCGTGGGGCTCGAACCCACAACCTGAAGAACATCGACCTGACCCTGCCACGGGACAAGCTGATCGTCATCACCGGCCTGTCCGGCTCCGGCAAGTCGTCCCTGGCCTTTGACACGCTATACGCCGAAGGCCAGCGCCGCTACGTCGAATCGCTGTCGGCCTACGCCCGGCAGTTCCTGTCGATGATGGAAAAGCCTGACGTCGACACCATCGAAGGCTTGTCGCCGGCGATCTCGATCGAACAGAAGTCGACCTCGCACAACCCGCGCTCGACCGTCGGTACCATTACCGAAATCTACGACTACCTGCGCTTGCTGTATGCACGCGTGGGTATTCCGCGCTGCCCGGATCACGATATTCCGCTGGAAGCGCAGACCGTCAGCCAGATGGTCGACCTGGTCCTCGCCCAACCGGAGGGCAGCAAACTGATGTTGCTGGCCCCGGTGATCCGCGAGCGCAAAGGCGAACACCTGTCGGTCTTCGAAGAGCTGCGCGCCCAAGGCTTTGTGCGTGCCCGCATCAACGGCAAGCTCTATGAACTGGACGAAGCACCCAAGCTCGACAAGCAGAAAAAACATACCATTGATGTGGTGGTCGACCGTTTCAAGGTCCGTGCGGACCTGCAACAGCGTCTGGCCGAGTCCTTCGAGACCGCGCTGAAGCTGGCGGACGGCATCGCCCTGGTCGCACCGATGGACGACGAGCCGGGCGAAGAAATGATCTTCTCCGCGCGTTTCGCCTGCCCGATTTGCGGCCACGCCATCAGCGAACTCGAACCAAAGCTGTTTTCCTTCAACAACCCGGCCGGCGCCTGCCCGACCTGCGATGGCCTGGGTGTTAAGCAATTCTTCGACATCAAGCGTCTGGTCAATGGCGAGCTGACGCTTGCCGAAGGCGCGATCCGTGGCTGGGACCGGCGCAACGTCTATTACTTCCAGATGCTCGGTTCGCTGGCGTCCCACTTCAAATTCAGCCTGGAAGTGCCGTTCAACGAGCTGCCGGCCGATCAGCAGAAGCAGATCCTGCACGGCAGCGGCTCGCAGAACGTCGACTTCAAATACCTGAACGACCGTGGCGATATAGTCAAACGCTCGCACCCGTTCGAAGGCATCGTGCCGAACCTGGAACGCCGTTATCGCGAAACCGAGTCGGCCTCGGTACGCGAAGAGCTGGCCAAGTTCCTCAGCACCCAGGCCTGCCCGGACTGCCGCGGCACCCGCCTGCGCCGTGAAGCGCGGCACGTGTGGGTTGGCGAGAAAACCTTGCCGGCGGTGACCAATCTGCCCATCGGCGATGCGTGCGACTACTTCGGCGGGCTGAAACTCACCGGCCGTCGTGGTGAGATTGCCGACAAAATCCTCAAGGAAATCCGCGAACGCCTGCAGTTCCTGGTCAACGTCGGCCTCGACTATCTGTCGCTGGATCGCAGTGCAGACACCCTGTCCGGTGGCGAAGCTCAGCGTATTCGCCTGGCGAGCCAGATCGGCGCCGGGCTGGTCGGCGTTCTCTACATTCTCGATGAACCGTCGATCGGCCTGCACCAGCGCGATAACGACCGGTTGCTCGGCACCCTGAAACACCTGCGCGACATCGGCAACACCGTGATCGTGGTCGAGCACGACGAAGACGCAATCCGTTTGGCCGACTACGTGGTTGATATCGGCCCGGGCGCGGGGGTTCATGGCGGGCACATCGTTGCAGAAGGCACGCCGGCCGAGGTCATGGCTCATCCGGACTCGTTGACCGGCAAGTATCTGTCGGGCCGGGTCAAAATCGAAGTGCCGGCCAAGCGCACACCGCGCAACAAGAAGCTGTCGCTGTCGCTCAAGGGCGCTCGCGGCAACAACTTGCGCAACGTCGATCTGGACATTCCAATCGGCCTGCTGACCTGCGTGACCGGCGTCTCCGGTTCGGGCAAGTCGACGCTGATCAACAACACGCTCTTCCCGCTGAGCGCCACGGCGTTGAACGGCGCAACAACACTTGAGGCTGCCGCTCATGACAGCATCAAGGGTCTGGAGCATCTGGATAAGGTCGTCGATATCGATCAAAGCCCGATCGGCCGTACACCTCGCTCCAACCCGGCGACCTACACCGGTTTGTTCACACCGATTCGCGAGCTGTTCGCTGGCGTACCCGAATCCCGCTCCCGGGGTTACGGGCCTGGGCGCTTCTCCTTCAACGTGAAGGGCGGACGCTGCGAAGCTTGCCAGGGTGATGGCCTGATCAAGGTGGAAATGCACTTCCTGCCGGACATCTACGTGCCCTGCGACGTGTGCAAGAGCAAGCGCTACAACCGCGAAACGCTGGAGATCAAGTACAAGGGCAAGAACATCCACGAAACGCTCGAGATGACTATCGAGGAGGCCCGTGAGTTCTTCGACGCGGTACCGGCCCTGGCGCGCAAGCTGCAGACACTGATGGACGTCGGCCTGTCCTACATCAAGCTCGGGCAATCGGCGACCACCCTGTCCGGTGGTGAGGCGCAGCGGGTCAAACTGTCCCGCGAGCTGTCCAAGCGTGACACCGGCAAGACCCTGTACATCCTCGACGAGCCGACTACCGGCCTGCACTTCGCGGATATTCAGCAGTTGCTCGACGTGCTGCATCGACTGCGCGACCACGGCAACACGGTGGTGGTAATCGAGCACAACCTGGACGTGATCAAGACCGCTGACTGGCTGGTGGATCTGGGGCCTGAGGGAGGCTCCAAGGGTGGGCAGATCATTGCCGTCGGTACACCGGAAGAAGTGGCCGAAATGAAGCAGTCGCACACTGGCTACTACCTGAAACCGCTGCTGGAGCGTGATCGGGCTTAA
- the bfr gene encoding bacterioferritin, with the protein MQGHPDVIDYLNTLLTGELAARDQYFVHSRMYEDWGFTKLYERINHEMEEEAGHADALMRRILMLEGTPRMRPDDLDVGTTVTEMLEADLRLEYKVRAALCKGIKLCEQHKDYVSREMLRVQLHDTEEDHTYWLEKQLGLIKLIGLENYLQSHA; encoded by the coding sequence ATGCAAGGCCACCCAGACGTTATCGATTACCTCAACACGTTGCTGACCGGCGAACTGGCCGCGCGTGATCAATATTTCGTCCATTCGCGGATGTATGAGGACTGGGGTTTCACCAAGCTCTACGAACGAATCAACCACGAGATGGAAGAAGAAGCAGGGCACGCTGATGCCCTGATGCGCCGGATTCTGATGCTCGAAGGCACGCCGCGCATGCGTCCGGACGATCTCGATGTTGGCACCACGGTCACCGAGATGCTCGAAGCGGATTTGCGGCTGGAGTACAAGGTGCGGGCTGCGCTGTGCAAGGGCATCAAGCTCTGCGAGCAGCACAAGGACTATGTCAGCCGTGAAATGCTGCGGGTTCAATTGCATGACACTGAAGAAGATCACACCTACTGGCTCGAGAAGCAGTTGGGTCTGATCAAGCTGATCGGTCTCGAGAACTACCTGCAATCCCACGCCTGA
- a CDS encoding catalase, with product MSQNKTLTTASGAPVADNQNSRSAGPRGPLLLDDFHLIEKLAHFNRENIPERRVHAKGSGAYGTFTVTRDITQYTSAKLFDAVGKQTPTFLRFSTVGGERGSADTERDPRGFALKFYTEEGNWDIVGNNTPVFFIRDPLKFPDFIHTQKRLPQSNLKSAQAMWDFWSHSPEALHQVTILFSDRGIPDGYRHMHGFGSHTYSLISANGERHWVKWHYKTKQGIKNLAPAEAARLAGTDPDYAQRDLFEAIERGDFPKWSVCIQIMTEAQAATHYENPFDVTKTWTQKEFPLIKVGELELNRNPLNYFAEVEQAAFGPSNMVPGVGLSPDRMLQGRVFAYADAHRYRVGTNHQQLPVNAPRSPVNSYQRDGSMAFGSNGGAAPNYEPNSYVDSPKQAPRFAEPALALSGAADRYDHREDTDYYSHAGALFRLMSDEQKALLVSNIAGAMAGVSSDVVDRQLQHFFKADQAYGEAIAKLLNVQLNEV from the coding sequence ATGAGCCAGAATAAAACGCTTACCACCGCCAGTGGCGCTCCTGTCGCCGATAACCAGAATTCCCGTTCCGCAGGCCCGAGAGGCCCGCTGCTGCTCGACGACTTTCACCTGATCGAGAAGCTTGCTCACTTCAACCGTGAAAACATCCCTGAGCGTCGTGTGCACGCCAAGGGTTCAGGTGCTTACGGCACGTTCACCGTAACTCGTGATATCACTCAATACACTAGCGCGAAGCTGTTCGACGCCGTCGGCAAGCAAACACCAACCTTTCTCCGGTTCTCCACGGTCGGTGGCGAGCGCGGTTCGGCTGATACCGAGCGTGATCCACGTGGTTTTGCGTTGAAGTTCTACACCGAAGAAGGCAACTGGGACATCGTCGGCAACAACACGCCGGTGTTCTTCATCCGTGATCCGCTCAAATTCCCGGACTTTATCCACACCCAAAAGCGTCTGCCGCAAAGCAACCTTAAAAGTGCGCAGGCGATGTGGGACTTCTGGTCGCACTCTCCGGAGGCGCTGCACCAGGTCACGATCCTGTTTTCGGATCGAGGCATCCCCGATGGTTACCGCCACATGCACGGCTTCGGTAGCCACACCTATAGCCTGATCAGCGCCAATGGCGAGCGTCATTGGGTGAAGTGGCACTACAAGACCAAGCAGGGGATCAAGAACCTGGCGCCGGCAGAGGCAGCGCGTCTGGCCGGGACTGATCCGGATTACGCTCAGCGCGACCTGTTCGAAGCCATTGAACGCGGTGATTTCCCGAAATGGAGCGTATGCATCCAGATCATGACCGAGGCTCAGGCCGCCACGCATTATGAAAACCCGTTCGACGTCACCAAAACCTGGACGCAGAAAGAGTTTCCGTTGATCAAAGTTGGCGAGCTGGAGTTGAATCGCAACCCGCTCAACTACTTTGCTGAAGTCGAGCAAGCGGCGTTCGGCCCAAGCAATATGGTGCCGGGTGTTGGTCTGTCGCCGGATCGCATGCTGCAGGGGCGTGTGTTTGCCTATGCTGATGCCCATCGCTACCGTGTAGGCACCAATCACCAGCAACTGCCAGTGAACGCTCCGCGTAGCCCGGTCAACAGCTACCAGCGTGATGGTTCGATGGCGTTTGGCAGCAATGGCGGCGCAGCGCCGAATTACGAGCCGAACAGTTATGTCGATTCGCCGAAGCAGGCACCTCGCTTCGCCGAGCCAGCGCTCGCCTTAAGTGGTGCGGCTGATCGCTACGATCACCGTGAGGATACTGACTACTACAGCCACGCGGGTGCGTTGTTCCGTTTGATGAGCGACGAGCAGAAAGCATTGCTGGTCAGCAACATCGCGGGTGCAATGGCGGGTGTATCGAGTGATGTGGTTGATCGTCAGTTGCAGCATTTTTTCAAGGCCGATCAGGCGTATGGAGAAGCAATCGCAAAGCTGCTCAACGTACAGCTTAACGAAGTCTAA
- the rplQ gene encoding 50S ribosomal protein L17, whose amino-acid sequence MRHRKSGRHLSRTSSHRKAMFQNMAVSLFEHELIKTTLPKAKELRRVAEPLITLAKTDSVANRRLAFDRTRSKAIVGKLFNDLGKRYATREGGYLRILKCGFRAGDNAPMAYVELVDRATAGEAVSAE is encoded by the coding sequence ATGCGTCATCGTAAAAGTGGTCGTCACCTCAGCCGCACCAGCTCGCACCGCAAGGCCATGTTCCAAAACATGGCGGTGTCGCTGTTCGAGCACGAGCTGATCAAAACTACTCTGCCAAAAGCTAAAGAACTGCGCCGCGTTGCTGAGCCGCTGATCACTTTGGCCAAGACAGATAGCGTTGCTAACCGTCGTCTGGCTTTCGACCGTACTCGTTCGAAAGCTATCGTTGGTAAGCTCTTCAACGACCTGGGCAAGCGCTACGCTACCCGTGAGGGTGGCTACCTGCGCATCCTCAAGTGCGGTTTCCGCGCTGGCGACAACGCGCCAATGGCGTACGTCGAGTTGGTTGATCGTGCTACTGCTGGCGAAGCTGTTTCTGCCGAGTAA
- the rpoA gene encoding DNA-directed RNA polymerase subunit alpha, translated as MQISVNEFLTPRHIDVQVVSPTRAKITLEPLERGFGHTLGNALRRILLSSMPGCAVVEAEIDGVLHEYSAIEGVQEDVIEILLNLKGLAIKLHGRDEVTLTLSKKGSGVVTAADIQLDHDVEIVNPDHVIANLASNGALNMKLVVARGRGYEPADSRQSDEDESRSIGRLQLDSSFSPVRRIAYVVENARVEQRTNLDKLVIDLETNGTLDPEEAIRRAATILQQQLAAFVDLKGDSEPVVIEQEDEIDPILLRPVDDLELTVRSANCLKAENIYYIGDLIQRTEVELLKTPNLGKKSLTEIKDVLASRGLSLGMRLDNWPPASLKKDDKATA; from the coding sequence ATGCAGATTTCGGTAAATGAGTTCCTGACACCCCGCCACATTGATGTGCAGGTTGTCAGTCCAACCCGCGCCAAGATCACTCTCGAGCCTCTCGAGCGTGGCTTTGGCCACACCCTGGGCAACGCGCTGCGCCGCATCCTGTTGTCCTCAATGCCTGGCTGTGCAGTAGTCGAGGCCGAGATTGACGGTGTGCTCCACGAGTACAGCGCCATCGAAGGTGTACAGGAAGACGTAATTGAAATCCTGTTGAACCTTAAAGGTCTGGCTATCAAGCTGCACGGCCGTGACGAAGTTACGCTGACCTTGTCGAAGAAGGGTTCGGGGGTGGTTACCGCTGCCGATATTCAGCTGGATCATGATGTCGAGATCGTTAATCCCGATCACGTAATCGCTAACCTGGCGTCTAACGGCGCCCTGAACATGAAGCTCGTAGTAGCTCGTGGTCGTGGTTATGAACCAGCCGACTCGCGTCAGAGCGATGAAGACGAAAGCCGCAGCATCGGTCGCTTGCAGCTTGACTCTTCGTTCAGCCCGGTTCGCCGTATCGCATACGTGGTGGAAAACGCCCGTGTTGAGCAGCGTACTAACCTGGACAAGCTGGTTATTGATCTGGAAACCAACGGTACTCTGGATCCTGAAGAGGCTATCCGCCGCGCTGCAACCATTCTGCAACAGCAGTTGGCTGCGTTCGTCGACCTCAAAGGTGACAGCGAACCTGTGGTAATCGAGCAGGAAGACGAGATCGATCCGATCCTGCTTCGCCCGGTTGACGATCTGGAACTGACTGTACGTTCGGCTAACTGCCTTAAGGCGGAAAACATCTACTACATCGGCGACCTGATTCAGCGTACCGAAGTAGAGCTGTTGAAGACTCCGAACCTGGGCAAGAAATCCTTGACCGAAATCAAGGACGTTCTGGCCTCCCGCGGTCTGTCCCTCGGCATGCGCCTCGACAACTGGCCGCCTGCAAGTCTTAAGAAGGACGACAAGGCGACTGCCTGA